Proteins encoded in a region of the Panthera tigris isolate Pti1 chromosome B2, P.tigris_Pti1_mat1.1, whole genome shotgun sequence genome:
- the LOC102961247 gene encoding histone H2B type 1-K encodes MPEPAKSAPAPKKGSKKAVTKAQKKDGKKRKRSRKESYSVYVYKVLKQVHPDTGISSKAMGIMNSFVNDIFERIAGEASRLAHYNKRSTITSREIQTAVRLLLPGELAKHAVSEGTKAVTKYTSAK; translated from the coding sequence atgcctgagccagccaagtcCGCCCCGGCCCCGAAGAAGGGCTCGAAGAAAGCGGTGACCAAGGCGCAGAAGAAGGACGGCAAGAAGCGCAAGCGCAGCCGCAAGGAGAGCTACTCGGTGTACGTGTACAAGGTGCTGAAGCAGGTGCACCCCGACACCGGCATCTCGTCCAAGGCCATGGGCATCATGAACTCGTTCGTGAACGACATCTTCGAGCGCATCGCGGGCGAGGCGTCGCGCCTGGCGCATTACAACAAGCGCTCGACCATCACGTCCCGGGAGATCCAGACGGCCGTGCGCCTGCTGCTGCCCGGGGAGCTGGCCAAGCACGCCGTGTCCGAGGGCACCAAGGCCGTCACCAAGTACACCAGCGCAAAGTGA
- the H1-5 gene encoding histone H1.5 → MSETAPAETAAPAPVEKSPAKKKATKKAAGGGAAKRKATGPPVSELITKAVAASKERNGLSLAALKKALAAAGYDVEKNNSRIKLGLKSLVSKGTLVQTKGTGASGSFKLNKKAASGEAKPKAKKTGAAKAKKPSGATPKKPKKAAGAKKAVKKTPKKAKKPAAAGVKKVAKSPKKAKAAAKPKKAAKSPAKPKAVKPKAAKPKAAKPKAAKPKAAKAKKAAPKKK, encoded by the coding sequence ATGTCGGAAACCGCGCCTGCCGAGACGGCTGCCCCGGCGCCGGTGGAGAAGTCACCTGCCAAGAAGAAGGCGACCAAGAAAGCTGCGGGCGGTGGCGCGGCGAAACGCAAGGCCACCGGCCCCCCGGTGTCAGAGCTGATCACCAAGGCGGTCGCCGCCTCCAAGGAGCGCAACGGCCTCTCCCTGGCCGCGCTCAAGAAGGCGCTGGCGGCCGCCGGCTACGACGTGGAGAAGAACAACAGCCGCATCAAGCTGGGCCTCAAGAGCCTGGTGAGCAAGGGCACCCTGGTGCAGACCAAGGGCACCGGCGCCTCGGGCTCGTTCAAGCTCAACAAGAAGGCGGCCTCCGGGGAGGCCAAGCCTAAAGCCAAAAAGACGGGCGCGGCGAAGGCCAAGAAGCCCTCCGGGGCCACCCCCAAGAAGCCAAAGAAGGCTGCGGGAGCCAAGAAGGCGGTGAAGAAAACTCCGAAGAAGGCGAAGAAGCCCGCGGCTGCCGGGGTCAAGAAGGTGGCCAAGAGCCCCAAGAAGGCCAAGGCCGCCGCCAAGCCCAAGAAGGCGGCGAAGAGCCCAGCCAAGCCCAAGGCTGTGAAGCCGAAGGCGGCCAAGCCCAAAGCCGCCAAGCCAAAGGCAGCGAAGCCCAAGGCTGCCAAGGCGAAGAAAGCGGCCCCGAAAAAGAAGTAG
- the LOC102970766 gene encoding histone H2A type 1-H-like, which produces MSGRGKQGGKARAKAKTRSSRAGLQFPVGRVHRLLRKGNYAERVGAGAPVYLAAVLEYLTAEILELAGNAARDNKKTRIIPRHLQLAIRNDEELNKLLGRVTIAQGGVLPNIQAVLLPKKTESHHKAKGEVKTARKHRGDHVPLQQT; this is translated from the exons ATGTCTGGACGCGGGAAGCAGGGCGGCAAGGCTCGCGCCAAGGCCAAGACGCGCTCGTCGCGGGCCGGGCTGCAGTTCCCGGTGGGGCGCGTGCACCGCCTGCTCCGCAAGGGCAACTACGCCGAGCGGGTCGGGGCCGGCGCGCCGGTGTACCTGGCGGCCGTGCTGGAGTACCTGACGGCCGAGATCCTGGAGCTGGCGGGCAACGCGGCCCGCGACAACAAGAAGACGCGCATCATCCCGCGCCACCTGCAGCTGGCCATCCGCAACGACGAGGAGCTCAACAAGCTGCTGGGCCGCGTCACCATCGCGCAGGGCGGCGTCCTGCCCAACATCCAGGCCGTGCTGCTGCCCAAGAAGACCGAGAGCCACCACAAGGCCAAGG GTGAAGTAAAGACGGCAAGGAAACATCGGGGAGACCATGTGCCTTTGCAACAGACGTGA
- the LOC102961537 gene encoding histone H2A type 1-E has protein sequence MSGRGKQGGKARAKAKTRSSRAGLQFPVGRVHRLLRKGNYAERVGAGAPVYLAAVLEYLTAEILELAGNAARDNKKTRIIPRHLQLAIRNDEELNKLLGRVTIAQGGVLPNIQAVLLPKKTESHHKAKGK, from the coding sequence ATGTCTGGACGCGGGAAGCAGGGCGGCAAGGCTCGCGCCAAGGCCAAGACGCGCTCGTCGCGGGCCGGGCTGCAGTTCCCGGTGGGGCGCGTGCACCGCCTGCTCCGCAAGGGCAACTACGCCGAGCGGGTCGGGGCCGGCGCGCCGGTGTACCTGGCGGCCGTGCTGGAGTACCTGACGGCCGAGATCCTGGAGCTGGCGGGCAACGCGGCCCGCGACAACAAGAAGACGCGCATCATCCCGCGCCACCTGCAGCTGGCCATCCGCAACGACGAGGAGCTCAACAAGCTGCTGGGCCGCGTCACCATCGCGCAGGGCGGCGTCCTGCCCAACATCCAGGCCGTGCTGCTGCCCAAGAAGACCGAGAGCCACCACAAGGCCAAGGGCAAATAA